From a single Microbacterium murale genomic region:
- the hisG gene encoding ATP phosphoribosyltransferase encodes MLRIAVPNKGSLSETAAEMLAEAGYAGRRDSKTLHVIDAQNDVEFFFLRPRDIATYVASGALDVGITGRDLLRDAPEQAREVQALGFARSTFRFAAPAGRYSTIQDLAGVRVASAYPQLVDAFLREHGVEATLVPLDGAVESAVQLGVADAIADVVETGTTLRQAGLEIFGPVIIESEAVLISRPGDADGTERLLRRLRGVIVARRYVLLDYDLPVELIEKATAIASGRESPTISPLQDPKWVAVRVMLPRTGINQVMDDLYAIGARALLVTAIHAARL; translated from the coding sequence ATGCTGCGCATTGCTGTTCCGAACAAGGGCTCGCTCTCCGAGACCGCCGCCGAGATGCTCGCCGAAGCCGGTTACGCCGGCCGTCGAGACTCCAAGACCCTGCACGTGATCGACGCCCAGAACGACGTCGAGTTCTTCTTCCTCCGACCTCGCGACATCGCCACCTACGTGGCATCCGGCGCCCTCGACGTGGGCATCACCGGCCGTGATCTGCTGCGCGATGCCCCTGAGCAGGCCAGGGAGGTGCAGGCGCTCGGGTTCGCCCGATCTACATTCCGCTTCGCGGCTCCCGCCGGCCGTTACAGCACGATCCAGGACCTCGCAGGCGTGCGAGTCGCGTCGGCGTATCCGCAACTCGTCGACGCGTTCCTGCGCGAGCACGGCGTCGAGGCGACGCTGGTGCCGCTGGACGGCGCGGTGGAATCCGCTGTGCAGCTGGGCGTCGCCGATGCCATCGCTGACGTCGTCGAGACCGGCACCACCCTGCGTCAGGCAGGGCTCGAGATCTTCGGCCCGGTCATCATCGAGTCCGAGGCCGTGCTCATCAGCCGTCCTGGCGACGCCGATGGCACCGAGCGCCTGCTGCGCCGCCTCCGCGGGGTCATCGTGGCACGCCGTTACGTGCTGCTCGACTACGACCTTCCCGTCGAACTGATCGAGAAGGCGACGGCGATCGCGTCCGGTCGCGAATCGCCGACCATCTCGCCGTTGCAGGACCCGAAGTGGGTCGCCGTCCGGGTCATGCTGCCGCGCACGGGCATCAACCAGGTGATGGACGACCTCTATGCGATCGGTGCACGCGCGCTGCTCGTCACGGCCATCCACGCCGCGAGATTGTGA
- a CDS encoding phosphoribosyl-ATP diphosphatase, with the protein MKTFDELFAELSVKAETRPAGSGTVAELDGGVHTIGKKIVEEAAEVWMASEYESDVAAAEEISQLLYHVQVMMIAKGLSLEDVYRHL; encoded by the coding sequence GTGAAGACTTTCGACGAGCTGTTCGCTGAGCTCAGCGTCAAGGCCGAGACCCGCCCTGCCGGATCCGGCACCGTCGCTGAACTCGACGGCGGTGTGCACACGATCGGCAAGAAGATCGTGGAGGAGGCCGCAGAAGTCTGGATGGCCTCCGAATACGAGTCAGACGTCGCAGCGGCTGAGGAGATCTCCCAGCTGCTGTATCACGTGCAGGTGATGATGATCGCGAAGGGGCTCAGCCTCGAGGACGTGTACCGACATCTCTGA
- the rpe gene encoding ribulose-phosphate 3-epimerase, which produces MSLPAAPRINPSVLAADFVNMQAGLARIAAADFAHVDIMDNHFVPNLTFGPQMVERIQATSPIPLDVHLMITDPDRWAPEYAEIGAASVTFHLEAAAEPVALARRLRSIGARAGVALKPGTGGESLYELFDEFDQILVMTVEPGFGGQSFMAETMPKLRALADEAARRGSDVWFQVDGGITDDTIAQAAEAGADTFVAGSAVYGAADIEAAITGLRERARAASLEA; this is translated from the coding sequence ATGAGTCTTCCTGCAGCTCCCCGAATCAACCCCAGCGTCCTCGCGGCCGACTTCGTCAACATGCAGGCGGGCCTCGCTCGCATCGCCGCAGCGGATTTCGCGCACGTCGACATCATGGACAACCACTTCGTGCCGAACCTCACCTTCGGGCCGCAGATGGTCGAGCGCATCCAGGCGACGAGTCCGATCCCGCTCGACGTGCACCTGATGATCACCGACCCCGATCGCTGGGCACCCGAGTACGCCGAGATCGGCGCCGCGAGCGTCACGTTCCATCTCGAGGCGGCGGCCGAGCCCGTTGCCCTCGCACGCCGGCTGCGATCGATCGGCGCACGTGCCGGTGTCGCGCTCAAGCCCGGCACAGGCGGCGAGAGCCTCTATGAACTGTTCGACGAATTCGATCAGATCCTCGTGATGACCGTCGAGCCCGGCTTCGGCGGGCAGAGCTTCATGGCCGAGACCATGCCGAAGCTCCGTGCGCTCGCGGACGAGGCCGCGCGCCGCGGATCCGACGTCTGGTTCCAGGTCGACGGCGGGATCACCGATGACACGATCGCCCAGGCCGCGGAAGCAGGCGCTGACACGTTCGTGGCCGGATCCGCCGTATACGGCGCGGCAGACATCGAGGCGGCGATCACCGGGCTTCGAGAGCGCGCGCGAGCCGCTAGCCTTGAAGCGTGA
- a CDS encoding RsmB/NOP family class I SAM-dependent RNA methyltransferase: MQPARRVAYDVLRAVSGSDAYANLLLPSAIAEAALNPQDAALATELAYGTLRRRGTYDAIIASAAGRPIDDIDEAVLDALRLATHQLLATRVASHAAVNESVNLVAAELGRGPSGFTNAVLRRISRDTPGEWQERIEREARSDDERLGLRTAHPVWIIRALRRALASENREDELEALLEADNVSPEVTLVALPGLAERGLPARPYATTAFGSPGGDPHTIIAASGGTVRVQDEGSQLVALALAGAAPIRAGEQWLDLCAGPGGKTALLAAIARQHDVTLEANEVVPTRARLVRNALKSVPVDVTVHEEDGRGLTAANPGRYDRILVDAPCTGLGALRRRPEARWRKTPADVAELVPLQEQLLAGALDALAPGGIVAYVTCSPHLAETSGVVSEVLCAREDVVELDAGAVLSHVAQSPIDLASDGSGRVQLWPHRHGTDAMFLALLQRTDTSRTINDTETGE; the protein is encoded by the coding sequence GTGCAGCCGGCCCGTCGCGTCGCGTACGACGTCCTGCGAGCAGTGAGCGGATCCGACGCGTACGCGAACCTGCTGCTGCCGTCCGCGATCGCAGAGGCGGCGCTGAACCCGCAGGATGCCGCTCTTGCCACGGAGCTGGCATACGGGACGCTTCGCCGTCGCGGCACCTACGACGCCATCATCGCGTCAGCAGCCGGTCGTCCGATCGACGACATCGACGAGGCGGTGCTGGATGCGCTGCGCCTGGCGACGCATCAACTGCTCGCCACGCGTGTCGCGTCGCACGCGGCCGTCAACGAGTCGGTGAACCTCGTCGCCGCGGAGCTCGGAAGAGGCCCATCCGGTTTCACGAATGCCGTGCTCCGACGCATCTCGCGCGACACCCCGGGGGAATGGCAGGAGCGCATCGAGCGCGAAGCCCGCTCGGATGATGAACGCCTCGGACTGCGCACAGCGCATCCGGTCTGGATCATCCGCGCGCTGCGCCGCGCCCTTGCGTCCGAGAACCGCGAAGACGAGCTGGAGGCGCTCCTCGAGGCAGACAATGTCTCGCCCGAGGTGACGCTGGTCGCGCTGCCAGGTCTGGCCGAGCGCGGTCTTCCCGCCAGACCCTATGCGACCACCGCTTTCGGCTCCCCGGGCGGTGATCCGCACACGATCATCGCGGCATCGGGTGGCACGGTCCGCGTGCAGGACGAGGGCTCGCAGCTGGTCGCACTCGCACTCGCCGGCGCCGCCCCGATCAGAGCGGGGGAGCAGTGGCTCGATCTCTGCGCCGGTCCCGGCGGCAAGACGGCGCTGCTCGCCGCGATCGCCCGGCAGCACGACGTGACCCTGGAGGCGAACGAGGTCGTGCCGACGCGTGCGCGCCTGGTGCGGAATGCGCTGAAGTCGGTGCCGGTGGACGTCACGGTGCACGAGGAGGACGGGCGAGGGCTCACCGCTGCCAACCCAGGGCGCTACGACCGCATCCTCGTCGATGCACCGTGCACCGGTCTCGGAGCCCTGCGCAGACGGCCGGAGGCGCGCTGGCGCAAGACCCCGGCCGACGTCGCTGAACTGGTCCCGTTGCAGGAGCAGCTGCTCGCCGGTGCGCTCGATGCACTCGCACCGGGAGGCATCGTCGCCTACGTCACCTGCTCGCCGCATCTGGCCGAGACGTCCGGCGTGGTGAGCGAGGTGCTGTGCGCGCGCGAGGACGTGGTCGAACTCGATGCCGGGGCCGTGCTCTCCCATGTGGCGCAGAGCCCGATCGATCTCGCCTCGGACGGGAGCGGCCGCGTGCAGTTGTGGCCGCATCGCCACGGCACCGACGCCATGTTCCTCGCGCTGCTTCAGCGCACAGACACCTCCAGAACCATCAACGACACAGAGACAGGAGAATGA
- a CDS encoding methionyl-tRNA formyltransferase, giving the protein MRLVFAGTPAAAIPTLRTLALSHEIAAVVTRPDAPLGRKRVLTPSPVAQAAAELGLPIIKAARLDDEATGRIAALRPELGVIVAYGGLVREPLLSTPEHGWINLHFSLLPQWRGAAPVQRALIAGDAELGVSVFQLVAAMDAGDVFASRVVPLAADATADLALEVLAQDGAALTADVVAEIAAGTAVAVPQEGDVSLAPKLAIEDGLLDWTLPLEAVFARFRGATPEPGAHTTVGELRVKVLDAVPAAAAEPLAPGEIASTPRALLIGTATTPLEVRRVQPAGKAPMSATDWWRGFRGDDTIRAGA; this is encoded by the coding sequence ATGCGACTCGTCTTCGCCGGCACACCTGCTGCGGCCATACCCACCCTGCGCACGCTCGCGCTCTCGCACGAGATTGCAGCGGTCGTCACGCGCCCTGATGCACCGCTGGGGCGCAAGCGCGTGCTGACGCCGTCGCCGGTGGCGCAGGCCGCCGCAGAGCTCGGGCTGCCGATCATCAAGGCGGCCCGGCTGGACGATGAGGCGACCGGCCGCATCGCGGCGCTCAGACCTGAGCTCGGGGTGATCGTGGCCTACGGCGGACTCGTCCGCGAGCCGCTTCTCTCGACGCCGGAGCACGGCTGGATCAATCTGCACTTCTCGCTGCTCCCGCAGTGGCGCGGTGCAGCGCCGGTGCAGCGTGCCCTCATCGCGGGGGATGCCGAACTCGGGGTGAGCGTCTTCCAGCTCGTCGCCGCAATGGATGCCGGGGATGTATTCGCTTCGCGGGTCGTGCCGCTGGCTGCGGACGCCACGGCTGACCTCGCCCTGGAGGTGCTCGCACAAGACGGCGCAGCTCTCACCGCTGACGTGGTCGCAGAGATCGCCGCAGGCACTGCCGTCGCCGTGCCGCAGGAAGGTGACGTGTCGCTCGCTCCGAAGCTCGCGATCGAGGACGGACTGCTGGACTGGACGCTGCCGCTCGAGGCGGTCTTCGCGCGGTTCCGGGGAGCGACCCCGGAGCCGGGAGCGCATACGACCGTCGGCGAACTGCGGGTGAAGGTGCTCGACGCCGTTCCCGCCGCCGCAGCCGAGCCGCTGGCCCCGGGTGAGATCGCCTCGACCCCGCGCGCCCTGCTGATCGGCACCGCCACGACACCGCTCGAAGTGCGACGCGTGCAACCCGCGGGCAAGGCGCCGATGAGCGCGACGGACTGGTGGCGCGGCTTCCGAGGCGACGACACGATCCGAGCGGGCGCATGA
- a CDS encoding primosomal protein N', whose product MSRRIARVLLDSPLPQLDRLFDYALPQELGDVPVGVRVRVPLRTAGRMIDAYVVEVAEENDSERPLSTVDAVVSSAAVLPERLYRLARRTADRAAGSASDILRLVIPKRQVRVEKAWKGDAEVPLPSPESIERADAVIAEYTDLAVLLSNGERGAVEAIPGLRDGVLRWTELLGAAATRMLASGDSTILVVPDHRDLDRLLATLETLLPAEAIVRYDSRQTNPDRYRGFLRTLEDAPCVVVGNRSAVYAPVQAGLVAIWDDGDSLLGEQLAPYVHARDAALLRQEQEGSALLLAGHTRTTDVERLVVRGWLKDVRATRRVLPKVVLSTPQEMEQPTQRVHSSAFSAARRATEEGPVLVQVSRPGFSPTLVCAECRAPARCLPCGGPLGARHRGAVPVCGWCGRSARAWACPSCSSTKLRLASSGSERTADELGRAFPGVRVIIADGAHPVERVSDKPALVVATRGAEPVADGGYRAIVLLDGSRMLQAPDLRVGESCLRWWSNAAALAAPGAPIHLVGVDGPVGRALATWNQAGYARSELDERAPLHMPPATRVALVEGVPASVERALADLRELPLPADAILGPVPIETDEGRVRALVRFEYAAGTTVATTLRAAVVAEAVKRRRGRGQSNRSPLSLRLDILDPEL is encoded by the coding sequence TTGAGCCGGCGCATCGCGCGGGTACTCCTGGATTCCCCGCTTCCCCAGCTGGATCGCCTGTTCGACTACGCGCTGCCACAGGAACTCGGCGACGTGCCGGTCGGCGTGCGGGTGCGTGTGCCGCTGCGCACCGCCGGACGGATGATCGACGCCTACGTCGTCGAGGTCGCTGAGGAGAACGACTCGGAGCGCCCGCTCTCGACGGTCGATGCAGTCGTCTCATCGGCCGCTGTGCTGCCTGAACGCCTCTACCGACTTGCCCGCAGAACGGCTGATCGTGCGGCGGGATCTGCGAGCGACATCCTCCGACTCGTCATCCCGAAACGCCAGGTGCGCGTCGAGAAGGCGTGGAAGGGCGATGCCGAGGTTCCGCTTCCGTCACCGGAGTCGATCGAGCGCGCTGATGCCGTGATCGCGGAGTACACCGACCTCGCCGTCCTGCTCTCGAATGGGGAGCGCGGGGCAGTGGAGGCGATCCCAGGTCTGCGTGACGGCGTGCTGCGCTGGACAGAGCTTCTCGGCGCGGCCGCGACGCGGATGCTGGCATCCGGCGATTCGACGATCCTCGTCGTGCCCGACCACCGCGACCTCGACAGGCTGCTCGCCACGCTCGAGACGCTGCTTCCTGCCGAGGCCATCGTGCGGTACGACTCCAGGCAGACGAATCCGGACCGTTACCGCGGATTCCTGAGGACACTCGAAGACGCCCCATGCGTCGTGGTCGGGAATCGCTCGGCCGTCTACGCGCCGGTGCAGGCGGGGCTGGTCGCGATCTGGGACGACGGCGACTCCCTGCTCGGCGAGCAGCTCGCGCCATACGTGCATGCGCGCGACGCCGCGCTTCTGAGGCAGGAGCAGGAAGGTTCTGCTCTGCTCCTGGCAGGTCACACCCGCACGACCGACGTGGAACGACTGGTCGTGCGAGGGTGGCTGAAAGACGTCCGTGCGACGCGTCGGGTGCTGCCCAAGGTCGTGTTGAGCACGCCGCAGGAGATGGAGCAGCCGACTCAGCGCGTCCATTCCAGCGCGTTCAGCGCGGCACGCAGGGCCACCGAGGAGGGTCCTGTGCTTGTGCAGGTCTCGCGCCCTGGATTCTCGCCGACGCTGGTCTGCGCGGAATGCCGTGCACCAGCGCGCTGTCTGCCGTGCGGCGGTCCACTCGGCGCGAGGCACCGCGGTGCTGTCCCGGTGTGCGGCTGGTGCGGACGCTCGGCCCGCGCGTGGGCGTGCCCCTCATGCTCCTCCACGAAGCTCCGGCTGGCGTCATCCGGAAGCGAACGCACCGCAGACGAGCTCGGCCGCGCATTCCCTGGCGTTCGCGTGATCATCGCCGACGGCGCGCACCCGGTGGAGCGGGTGTCAGACAAGCCTGCTCTGGTCGTCGCGACCAGAGGCGCCGAGCCGGTCGCCGACGGCGGCTATCGTGCCATCGTGCTGCTGGACGGCTCCCGAATGCTGCAGGCACCCGATCTGCGTGTCGGCGAGTCATGCCTGAGGTGGTGGTCGAATGCTGCCGCCCTCGCGGCTCCCGGTGCTCCGATCCACCTCGTCGGAGTCGACGGTCCGGTCGGTCGTGCCCTCGCCACCTGGAATCAGGCGGGATACGCACGCTCCGAGCTCGATGAACGCGCTCCGCTGCACATGCCGCCCGCCACTCGCGTCGCGCTCGTCGAGGGCGTGCCCGCTTCCGTCGAACGTGCCCTCGCCGACCTTCGGGAACTGCCGCTTCCGGCCGATGCGATCCTCGGCCCTGTGCCCATAGAGACCGACGAGGGGCGTGTGCGCGCGCTCGTGCGCTTCGAGTACGCCGCCGGCACCACGGTCGCCACGACGCTTCGAGCTGCAGTGGTGGCGGAGGCGGTGAAACGTCGCCGCGGCCGAGGTCAGAGCAACCGCAGCCCCCTGTCCCTTCGGCTCGATATCCTCGATCCTGAGCTGTAA
- the metK gene encoding methionine adenosyltransferase — translation MSALRLFTSESVTEGHPDKICDQISDSILDGLIAQDTGSRVAVETLVTTGLVHVAGEIRTEAYVDIPTIVRQVVNGIGYTSSETGFDGDSCGVSVSVGEQSSDIAHGVDQAQEQRDGSSVDALDSLGAGDQGIMFGFATIETPELMPMAGHTAHRIAERLTEVRRSGELAFLRPDGKTQVTLGYEGFTPKTIDAVVLSTQHHPEISQDELKEQVRRLVIDPVLEGTGLEMPADERYFINPAGPFVTGGPKGDAGLTGRKIIIDTYGGAARHGGGAFSGKDPSKVDRSGAYAMRWVAKNAVAAGLAERLEVQVAYAIGVARPVGLYVETFGTGKVSDEVITAAIRQVFDLRPQAIIEQLDLLRPIYRQTAAYGHFGRELPDFTWERTDRADELRRAAGL, via the coding sequence ATGAGCGCACTGCGCCTTTTCACGTCTGAGTCCGTCACCGAGGGGCACCCCGACAAGATCTGCGATCAGATCTCGGACAGCATCCTCGACGGTCTGATCGCCCAGGACACCGGTTCGCGCGTCGCTGTCGAGACGCTCGTCACCACCGGCCTCGTGCATGTAGCAGGCGAGATCCGCACCGAGGCGTACGTCGACATCCCCACGATCGTCCGTCAGGTGGTCAACGGGATCGGCTACACCTCGAGCGAGACGGGTTTCGACGGCGACTCGTGCGGCGTCAGCGTCTCGGTGGGGGAGCAGTCCAGCGATATCGCGCACGGCGTCGATCAGGCGCAGGAGCAGCGCGACGGCAGTTCCGTCGACGCGCTCGACAGCCTCGGAGCCGGCGACCAGGGCATCATGTTCGGGTTCGCGACGATCGAGACGCCGGAACTCATGCCGATGGCCGGTCATACGGCGCATCGCATCGCGGAGCGTCTCACCGAGGTGCGCCGATCGGGCGAGCTCGCCTTCCTCCGTCCCGACGGCAAGACGCAGGTCACGCTCGGCTATGAGGGCTTCACTCCCAAGACCATCGATGCGGTCGTGCTCTCGACGCAGCATCACCCTGAGATCTCGCAGGACGAGCTCAAGGAGCAGGTGCGCAGGCTCGTCATCGACCCCGTGCTCGAGGGAACCGGGCTCGAGATGCCGGCCGATGAACGCTATTTCATCAACCCGGCCGGCCCGTTCGTGACCGGCGGGCCGAAAGGCGATGCCGGTCTCACCGGTCGCAAGATCATCATCGACACGTACGGAGGCGCGGCGCGCCACGGCGGTGGTGCCTTCAGCGGCAAGGACCCGTCCAAGGTCGACCGCTCCGGAGCCTACGCGATGCGCTGGGTCGCGAAGAACGCCGTCGCCGCAGGGCTCGCAGAACGCCTGGAAGTGCAGGTCGCGTACGCGATCGGCGTCGCGCGCCCCGTGGGCCTCTATGTCGAGACGTTCGGCACGGGCAAGGTCTCCGACGAGGTGATCACGGCTGCGATCCGTCAGGTGTTCGATCTTCGCCCTCAGGCGATCATCGAGCAGCTCGATCTCCTGCGTCCGATCTATCGTCAGACCGCCGCATACGGCCACTTCGGCCGCGAGCTGCCGGACTTCACCTGGGAGCGCACGGACCGCGCCGACGAGCTCCGCCGCGCTGCCGGACTCTGA
- the rpoZ gene encoding DNA-directed RNA polymerase subunit omega produces MAGHHTKGIIDPPIDNLLDRVESKYELVIYASKRARQINDYYADLHEGNLFDNVGPLVDSSVEDKPLTIALHEINEDKLRLRHAE; encoded by the coding sequence ATGGCCGGACACCACACCAAGGGCATCATCGACCCGCCGATCGACAACCTGCTCGACCGCGTCGAGTCGAAGTACGAGCTCGTCATCTACGCGTCCAAGCGTGCACGTCAGATCAACGACTACTACGCCGACCTCCACGAGGGAAACCTGTTCGACAACGTCGGGCCGCTGGTGGACTCGTCCGTCGAGGACAAGCCGCTCACCATCGCGCTCCACGAGATCAACGAGGACAAGCTGCGCCTTCGCCACGCTGAGTGA
- the gmk gene encoding guanylate kinase, translated as MSDRSVPEVDRAAAARRAVERRRARASLKRDLTMRVVAPQAVAAQAFDDADSVAGSMRITDFLLALPAIGVGKRDRILVDLDISPVKRLGGLGVRQRVTLRRWLDERFPVQGPRSGRSRLLVLAGPTAVGKGTVAAHIRENHPEIHLSVSATTRPPRRGEIDGVHYFFVDDAEFDRMIAEDALLEHAVVHNRSRYGTPRAPIDAALAEGKTVLLEIDLQGARQVRAAEPSATLIFLLPPSWDELVHRLVGRGTEDEEERTRRLRTAKVELAAQSEFDYRIVNEDVATAAREVVELSEATAR; from the coding sequence ATGTCTGATCGCAGCGTTCCCGAAGTCGACCGTGCGGCCGCCGCACGGCGGGCCGTCGAACGACGACGTGCGAGGGCTTCGCTCAAGCGCGACCTGACGATGCGCGTCGTCGCTCCGCAGGCCGTCGCCGCGCAGGCATTCGATGACGCGGACTCCGTCGCCGGTTCCATGCGCATCACCGACTTCCTGCTGGCACTTCCCGCAATCGGCGTCGGCAAGCGCGACCGCATCCTCGTCGACCTCGACATCTCTCCGGTGAAGCGTCTGGGCGGACTCGGCGTGCGCCAGCGCGTCACCCTGCGGCGCTGGCTCGATGAGCGCTTCCCGGTGCAGGGCCCGCGTTCGGGGCGGAGCCGGCTGCTGGTGCTCGCAGGCCCGACGGCCGTCGGCAAGGGGACGGTCGCGGCTCATATCCGCGAGAACCACCCGGAGATCCATCTCTCGGTGTCCGCGACCACCAGGCCGCCGCGCCGGGGTGAGATCGACGGCGTGCACTACTTCTTCGTCGACGACGCGGAGTTCGATCGGATGATCGCCGAGGACGCACTGCTGGAGCATGCCGTCGTGCACAACCGCTCCCGCTACGGCACGCCGCGCGCGCCCATCGACGCCGCTCTCGCGGAAGGCAAGACCGTTCTGCTCGAGATCGACCTTCAGGGCGCCCGCCAGGTCCGAGCCGCTGAACCTTCTGCGACGCTGATCTTCCTCCTGCCTCCTTCGTGGGACGAACTCGTCCATCGATTGGTCGGCCGCGGCACCGAGGACGAAGAGGAACGCACTCGCAGATTGCGCACCGCGAAGGTCGAATTGGCCGCCCAGAGCGAGTTCGATTATCGCATTGTGAACGAGGACGTCGCCACAGCTGCTCGCGAGGTCGTAGAATTGTCTGAGGCGACTGCGCGCTGA
- the pyrF gene encoding orotidine-5'-phosphate decarboxylase gives MSERFGERVRAALSAFGPLCVGIDPHQALLAAWGLPESAAGVREFGLRAVNAAAGRVGIVKPQVSFFERFGSEGFAALEEVLAAARAADLLVIADAKRGDIDTTMDAYAAAWLSEGSPLEADALTVNPFLGVGSLETTFALAEAGDKGVFVLAATSNPEAGSVQRARATDAQTLSAAIIDQVSARNAGSTPDGEWASVGFVIGATVDWRDAGIAEFAPAAPILGPGFGAQGAGPADLLARFGAHASMVVAAESRSILSAGPDGLADAIDARAAEYREALNV, from the coding sequence GTGAGCGAACGTTTCGGGGAGCGGGTGAGGGCGGCGCTCAGCGCCTTCGGCCCGCTCTGCGTCGGCATCGACCCGCACCAGGCGCTCCTGGCCGCATGGGGGCTGCCCGAATCCGCCGCCGGTGTCCGCGAGTTCGGCTTGCGGGCAGTGAATGCCGCTGCGGGACGAGTAGGGATCGTCAAGCCGCAGGTGTCATTCTTCGAGCGCTTCGGCTCCGAGGGATTCGCCGCCCTTGAAGAGGTCCTCGCCGCCGCACGTGCCGCCGACCTCCTCGTGATCGCCGACGCGAAGCGCGGCGACATCGATACGACCATGGACGCGTACGCAGCGGCGTGGCTCTCCGAGGGCTCGCCGCTCGAAGCCGATGCGCTCACGGTGAACCCGTTCCTCGGCGTCGGTTCCTTGGAGACCACGTTCGCACTGGCCGAAGCAGGCGACAAGGGCGTGTTCGTGCTCGCCGCCACCAGCAACCCGGAGGCAGGATCCGTTCAGCGGGCCCGCGCGACGGATGCGCAGACTCTTTCGGCCGCGATCATCGACCAGGTCAGCGCTCGCAACGCCGGCTCCACCCCGGATGGAGAGTGGGCGAGCGTCGGTTTCGTGATCGGTGCGACGGTGGACTGGAGGGATGCCGGCATCGCAGAGTTCGCACCCGCCGCTCCGATCCTCGGCCCCGGATTCGGCGCGCAGGGTGCGGGTCCGGCAGATCTTCTCGCCCGTTTCGGCGCGCACGCGTCGATGGTCGTGGCCGCAGAGAGCCGCAGCATCCTCTCGGCCGGACCCGACGGGCTCGCCGACGCCATCGACGCTCGCGCGGCGGAGTACCGGGAGGCGCTGAATGTCTGA
- the carA gene encoding glutamine-hydrolyzing carbamoyl-phosphate synthase small subunit, with the protein MTLPDPAVLVLEDGTRHIGRAYGAQGTTLGEVVFSTGMSGYQETLTDPSYAGQIVLQTAPHIGNTGMNDEDHESRRIWVAGYIVRDPSRVVSNWRANASLDEILVRDGIVGISGIDTRSITRHIRSAGSMRGGIFSGADATIDADEQLRRVQQAPEMSGQNLSAQVSVDVATVTMPVGERVGNLAVLDLGVKQATIDNLAARGFEVHVLPQSSTIDDIRAVDPVAVFYSNGPGDPAASGDHVALLRSVLDDGLPFFGICFGNQLLGRALGLGTYKLPFGHRGINQPVLDKSTGKVEITAHNHGFAVDAPLEGSFDSPNGYGKVEVSHIGLNDNVVEGLRALDIPAFSVQYHPEAAAGPHDANYLFDRFRDLVVATVKDSK; encoded by the coding sequence ATGACCCTGCCAGATCCCGCCGTTCTCGTCCTCGAGGACGGTACCCGCCACATCGGCCGTGCATACGGCGCTCAGGGGACCACGCTAGGCGAGGTCGTCTTCTCGACCGGCATGAGCGGATACCAGGAGACGCTGACCGATCCGTCCTACGCCGGACAGATCGTGCTGCAGACCGCTCCCCACATCGGCAACACCGGAATGAACGACGAAGACCACGAGTCGCGTCGCATCTGGGTCGCGGGCTACATCGTTCGCGATCCCTCCCGTGTGGTGTCGAACTGGCGCGCGAACGCGTCGCTCGACGAGATCCTGGTCCGTGACGGCATCGTCGGAATCAGCGGCATCGACACGCGGTCGATCACACGCCACATCCGCTCCGCCGGTTCCATGCGCGGCGGCATCTTCTCGGGTGCGGACGCCACGATTGATGCTGATGAGCAGCTGCGACGCGTGCAGCAGGCGCCCGAGATGAGCGGACAGAATCTGTCGGCTCAGGTCTCGGTCGATGTCGCGACGGTCACGATGCCGGTGGGGGAGCGCGTCGGCAATCTCGCCGTGCTCGACCTCGGCGTCAAGCAGGCCACGATCGACAACCTCGCCGCGCGCGGCTTCGAAGTGCATGTGCTGCCGCAGTCGTCGACCATCGACGACATTCGCGCCGTCGATCCGGTTGCGGTGTTCTACTCCAACGGCCCGGGAGACCCCGCGGCGTCGGGCGACCATGTCGCGCTCCTGCGCAGTGTGCTCGACGATGGGCTGCCGTTCTTCGGCATCTGCTTCGGCAACCAGCTGCTCGGGCGGGCACTGGGACTCGGCACGTACAAGCTCCCGTTCGGTCACCGCGGCATCAACCAGCCCGTTCTCGACAAGTCGACCGGCAAGGTCGAGATCACGGCGCACAACCACGGCTTTGCGGTGGACGCGCCGCTGGAGGGCTCCTTCGACAGCCCGAACGGCTACGGCAAGGTCGAGGTCAGCCACATCGGTCTCAACGACAACGTCGTGGAGGGGCTTCGCGCCCTCGACATCCCCGCCTTCTCGGTGCAGTACCACCCCGAGGCCGCCGCCGGCCCGCACGACGCCAACTACCTCTTCGACCGCTTCCGCGACCTGGTCGTCGCGACTGTGAAGGATTCCAAGTAA